Below is a genomic region from Acinetobacter tibetensis.
AAATTGCGCACCACCAAACACCATCCATGCAATGAAGGTCAAAGCACTAATCAGTAACACCACAATCACAAAATACTTGGCAAACACGTCGGCTAAACGTTGCAACGGTGCTTTTGAACGCTGTGCTTCTGCCACCGTTTGAATCATTTTCGCCAAAGTCGTATTCGCTCCGACCGCTGTAGTTTGAATACGAATGCTGCCTTGTTGATTCACTGTGCCACCAATGACAGTGTCATGCACTTGCTTTTTCACAGGTACAGGTTCACCTGTCATCATGGCTTCATCGACATAGGTTTTGCCTTCTACCACCACCCCATCCAGTGGAATCTGATCACCTGAGGAAATCTGTAAAATATCGCCTTGTTTGACCATGCCAATATCCACTTCAATCACTTGATCATTTTGAACCAACTTGGCGGTGTTGACTTGGAGTTTCAGCAAGGCTTTCAATGAATCGGCTGTTTTGGCACGGGCTTTTAGCTCCATGATTTGACCAAGCAAACTCAGAGATACAATCATACAGGCCGCTTCATAATACACCGCGACGCCATGCCCTGTTTTGGCTGCCATCGGAATCAGGCTTGGGAAGATGGTCGCCACGACACTATAAATATAGGCGGCTAATACCCCAACCCCAATCAGGCTCCACATATTCAAGTTACGGGTTTTATATGAGGTCCAACAGCGCTCAATAAACGGTTTACCCGCCCACAACACCACAGGGGTCGCAAGGACTAGCTCAATCCACGGCTGAATATGCGGTGAAATGAAACTATGAAGATGTGAACCCATGGCCAAAACAAACACAATCAAGGTCAGTGGTAGAGTCATCCAAAAGCGATGGCTAAAATCAACCAATTCAGGGTTTGGTGCATCATCTAAAGTCGGTTGCATCGGCTCCAGCGCCATACCGCAAATTGGACACGTGCCCGGCCCTTTTTGCACAATCTCAGGATCCATCGGACAGGTATAATCCATATCCGCAGCCCCTTCAGGCACAGGACGCTGATCAGGTGGAAGTAAATAAAACTCAGGATCGCCCTTAAATTTGTCTAAGCAAGATGGATTACAGAAATAATAAGTCTGTTGCTGATAATCAGTTTTTAACTCTGTATTTGGGTCAACGGACATACCGCAGACAGGGTCAATAAATGTGGATGACCCTGATGGAGCAGGATGTTCATGTTGATGTTTCCCACCACAGCAGCTACTTTTTGCAGGTTCTGCTTTAGGCGTTGCTGCACAGCAACTTGCTTTGCTATCTTGCGCTGTGTGAGGTTTTGGCTCACAACAAGACGTTTTTTTCTCTGTCTCTTTCTGAGTTGACCCGCAACAGCCCGCAGTAGAAGTAGACCCCGATGTTGCATCTTCAGTTTTTACATAAGCCTCTGGATTGGCAATGAATTTTTGCTGACATTTTTCACTACAAAAATAGTAGTTCTGATTCTGCCATTCAGTATGCGGTTTAGTTAAATCTGTCACGGTCATGCCACATACAGGGTCAATAAATATGGTCTTCGCTGTATCTGAAACAGCTTTTGATGCACAACCACAACCTTTGGAAGTCACTACAGCACTTTCCTCTTTCACCTGAGATGAAGCATCGCTTATCTCTGTTTTCGGTTTACTGCAACAAGCGCTTGATTTTTTTTCTGAGCTTAAGTAAGCCTCTGGATTAGCGGCAAATTTCTTCAAACAGCCTGAGCAACAAAACAAATAACGAACTGATCGATGCTCATACACATGTGGAGAATCTTCCGCCACAGTCATACCGCAGACAGGATCGATATTTACCACAGTAGGCGCTAATTTCTGTTTGGAACAGCAAGACGTTTTGTGTTGTTCACTCATTCTGACTCACCTTTTATTTTTTGATTGTGTTAGCATAAAGTCTGTACCTAGGTACTGAGTCAAGCCTTTTGGAGATTATTTTATGCTCACTATCGGCAAACTGGCAAAACACTGTCAAGTGAATGTGGAAACCATTCGTTATTATCAACGAATTGGTCTCATGCGCATTCCTGAAACCATGCAAAACTATCGCTATTACAGCCAACAAGACATTGAAACCTTAAGCTTTATTCAAAAAGGCAAAGATGCTGGCTTGCAGCTCAGTGAAATTCAAGATCTACTACATTTACAACTGGATGATCGAGAGAAAGTCCGTGAAGTAATTCAGCAACGACTGGAAAAAATTGATCAACGGATTCAAGAACTGAATGCACTGAAACAGCGTCTTTCAAGTTGGGTGGATGAATGTAAAACCACAACAGACAGTTGCTGCCCAATTTTGCAAGAACTGAAAAAAGGTTCAACGACTGCACCATAAACAAATGCTGTCTTTTTGACTTGGCGATCACCTTAACACTCACCTTTTTGATACTCAGGACTGCGTTCACCATGTCGATTGAACTTGCCCAACTCAGAAAACAGCTTCGCAAACAACGCAGACAAGTTTCCGCCTATCAACAGCAGCAGTCCGAACAGCAAATTTTACAGCGCCTAAGACGTGTGCCCGAATTCAAACATGCCACCCGTGTCGGTATCTACCTACATGCTTTTGGGGAAATTCAGACCCATAAAATCATTGAATATTGTTTTCATCAAAAAAAGTCGGTGTATTTACCGATGATTTGCAATATGAATCAACGCTTGGTGTGGGTCAAAGTTTCACGCAATCAATTTCAAAATAAGCGTTTTTCCCACCATCCGCTGGGTATGCAAGAACCCATGGCAACACGTGGGCAGCACGTTTCACATTTAGATTTGCTACTGATGCCTTTATTGGCGTGTGATCCTTATGGCACACGCATTGGCATGGGCGGTGGTTTTTACGACAAAACCTTGGCTACTGCGCCCTATCACCGTCCGTTTCGCCTCGGTTTGGCCCATCACTTCCAGTTAGTACCACAGCATCTCATTCGAGAAAAATGGGATCAACCTTTGGATGGGCTACTCACCCCTCAACAATATTTACGCTTCAAGCGCTAAAATTGACATTTTTGACTGTTGAGAATACTCAAAAATCAAATGTTTAGTCATTTTTTATACAATTTGCTTTGACCAACCCTTGTATTTTTTAAAATACCCATCACTATAAAAAATATGGCAACACCGTTGTCACTCATTAGGAGTGCCCATGTCTGAAATTATTATGAATCAAGAAACCTTAGAGCCTCAGGTTCCAAGTGTATTACCACTTTTAGCGTTACGTGATGTGGTGGTGTATCCACACATGCAAATCGCGCTATTTGTAGGTCGTGAAAAATCGATCAATGCAGTTGATGTGGCTCGTAACAGTGACAATCTAGTATTTGTGGTTGCTCAGAAAGATTCTCTTTCAGAAGAAATTGATCACGACAACTTATATCAATACGGTACTGTCGCGAAGATTGTGCAAGTTGTGAATCATGAAAATGATGAAAACTGTATAAAAGTATTAATTGAAGGCTTGCATCGTTCAAAGCTAGAAAAAATCATTGATGAAAATGATTATCTAACCGCAGAACATGCGCTTAGCCCAATGTCAGTCCACATTGACGAAACAACGCAAGAAACACGCGTTCAAGAATTACGTGCCCTGTTTGCTCAATATGCGGAAGCAAAACTACGTAATGCACGTGAACTGATTGCTGCTGCGAACAAGATTGACGATTTACTACAATTGTTATTCTTCGTAGCGACCCGTGTTCCACTGAATATTGATGTGAAGCAAAAATTCCTCGAACACGATGAATTTGAAGCACATTTACAAGAACTGATGACATATTTATTGCAACAATCTGAAGAGCAACAGATTGAGCAAACTTTACATGACTCAGTAAAGCGTCAAATGGAGAAAAATCAACGCGAATACTTCCTCAATGAAAAGATGAAGGTCATTCAGCGTGAGCTTTCTGACATGAATGGCGGTGCGGAAGATGACGTTGCTGAAATTGAAAAACGTCTTGCTGAAGCTGATTTGCCCGAACACGTGCGTAAAAAAGCTGAAAGCGAATTCCGTAAACTCAAAGCAATGCAACCTGCGTCTAGTGAAGCGGCTGTGGTGCGCAATTATATCGAGGCCATTTTAGATACGCCTTGGAATAAAGCCAGCAAAGTCAGCATTAACTTAAGCAAAGCGCAAGAAATTCTCGATGCAGATCATTACGGCTTAGACGACGTGAAAGATCGTATTGTGGAATATCTCGCAGTTCAATCTCGCGTGAAAAAACTCAAAGGTCCGATTCTATGTTTAGTCGGCCCTCCGGGTGTAGGTAAAACCTCACTGGGCGAATCTGTTGCGAAAGCGACTGGTCGTGAGTTTGTCCGTATGGCGCTGGGTGGCGTACGTGACGAAGCGGAAATCCGCGGTCACCGTCGTACCTATATCGGTGCGATGCCGGGTAAAATTGTGCAGTCTTTAACCAAAGTTGGTGTAAAGAACCCATTGTTCTTGCTCGACGAAATTGACAAGATGGCGCAAGACTACCGTGGCGACCCTGCTTCTGCGTTGCTTGAAGTACTCGATCCATCACAGAACAACAAGTTTAACGATCACTATTTAGATCTTGATCTAGACTTGTCTGAAGTGATGTTCATCTGTACTGCCAACAGCATGAATATTCCAGAAGCCTTGCTGGATCGTATGGAAGTGATTCGTCTACCGGGTTATACCGAAGATGAAAAAGTCAATATTGCTGAACGCTACCTTGTTCCTAAAGCCATTAAGAACAATGGTCTACGTGCGAAAGAACTGACTGTTCATGAAGAAGCGATTCGTGACATCGTGCAGCGTTATACACGTGAAGCTGGTGTGCGTAGCTTAGAGCGTGAAGTCTCGAAAATTGCCCGTAAAGTAGTAAAAGAAGCGGTCAGCAAAAAGGCGAAAAACCTACAAGTTGATGTGACTTCGGCTAATCTTCCAGACTACTTAGGTCCACATAAATTTGACTTTGGTATGGCAGAAGATGAAGCACAAGTCGGTCGTGTCAACGGTTTAGCATGGACTTCTGTCGGTGGTGAGTTATTGACCATTGAAGTTGCTGCTGTGAAAGGTAAAGGTAAATTCATTACTACGGGTTCACTCGGTGATGTGATGAAAGAATCGATTACCGCAGCCATGACCGTGGTACGTACACGTGCAGATGAGTTAGGCATCGAGTCAACTCGCTTTGAAGAGACCGATGTTCACGTCCACTTACCAGAAGGTGCAACACCAAAAGATGGTCCATCTGCTGGTTTAGCACTGACTACAGCATTGGTTTCTGCCTTCACAGGCATCCCAATTCGCCCTGACATTGCCATGACAGGTGAAACCAGTCTTGGTGGTCGTGCAATGCGTATTGGTGGTTTGAAAGAAAAATTGCTTGCTGCACATCGTGGTGGCATTAAATTAGTCTTCATTCCTCAAGATAATGTCCGTGATCTTGCCGAGATTCCTGAAAATGTGAAAGAAGGTCTTGAAATTAAAGCGGTAAAATCAATTGATGAGATTTTGCCTCTTGCCTTGACCTCTATGCCTGAACCTTTGGTTAAAGCACCGATTGTAAAACCAGTCGATGATGGTAAAAAAGCAGCACGTCACTAATTTCAGCAAGAATGAAAAGAGAGCTACGGCTCTCTTTTTTTATTACAATTTACTGTTGATAACACCACATATCTTTATGCTTTTATCCCCTACAATAAATTGCATCCATAGGATGATACAGGACCATTAAAATGAAAAACCCTGTCGGATGGTTTGAAATATATGTCAATGACATAACCAGAGCCAAACAATTTTATGAAGCCGTATTTAAGATTCAACTCTCTGAACTCACTCCTCCTTCTGAGGGTAACTCGCTTCAAATGTGGGCTTTCCCATCAGATATGCAAGCCTATGGCGCTTCTGGTGCTTTGGTAAAAATGTCAGGTATCGCCGCTGGTGGGAATAGCACATTAATCTATTTTTCATGTGAAGACTGTGCAGATGAAGCTGCCCGAATTGGTCATGCTGGTGGCAAAATCCATGAAACAAAAACTTCAATCGGTGAGTACGGATTTATTGTTTTAGCTTTTGATACAGAAGGGAATATGATTGGTTTACACTCCATGAAGTAAACCAGTGTATCGTAAATAATTTAAGATTATCGTATGTTCTGACTTTTAGTATTAAGTAAGTTTACCTTCACAAATCAGACTTGAAAAAACAGAAAAAAAGCCCCATATATAATAGTAAGAATACATATGTGCTGTATGTTTCTTATTCCTAAAGGTTATCTGTTTCTCCAGGCAGATAATCTCTTGATCGCAGTCCTTACACTATTCAAGGACTGCGTTTTTTATTGGTATTCTTTATTTTTTCTACATAAAAAATAATGATGCCCTTTTATCCCACATTATTTACTTCAATATTGTTTGCACCAGCCCATCGATCACTTGGGTCATCTTTTCAAGATTTAAAGTCTTTAGTCTGTCCGCAGTCGTATGATAATTCTTATTCCGATAAAAGGCGGTATCGGTCAGCATAATCGCAGGAATATCATAATTCCAATAGTTGCTATGACTGGAAAAATTCAGCCCAGGGGTAAAAGAGGGTGCAACTAAACGTTGGCATTCCAACTGCTGCATTGCAGCACAAAAACGCTCACCTAGCCCACGCGAATCGATATCACTCACCGCTGCAATAAAGTTGCCGTGACTTGGATAAATCCATTTCAATCCAACAGGATATTCTTGTACCAGTGCTGCATCGTAGTAGCCAATCATTTCCAGCATATAAACTCCTCGAATCTTATCACGCTGTGCTTGTACGGATTTGGCATGTACATAACTGCCCATATATTCAGTATTGGTATACGGCGGTTCTTCAAGCGTATAAAAAGTAAATTCTACATTATGGCTCAGATGGCTTTTTTCCTGTGACAAAATACGAGCCGTTTCAATTACTCCTGCGACCCCAGAGGCATTGTCATCTGCTCCCTGTACTTCACCAAACACATCATAGTGTGCGCCCACAATGACTTTTTCGGCACCTCCCACATTTAATGAACAGACCACGTTGCGATAATTCTGCCGATTCACAATATAATTCTGAAATTGACAAGGAATACCAAATAAACGCATTTGCTCTTTGATCCAAGCAGAAACTCGATTTAATTCGGCAGTATTTTGATGATTCCGAAATGAACCTGTACCAATAATTTGCTGTAGATAAAGTTGTACATTCTGAACATCAGCTTGTTGACTGATGGCAGAATTGGCCTGACTCTGCGTAGCCACCGATATAGCGACCATCAGTAAACCCACCCAACCTATTTTAAAAAATTTCTTCCTTTTCATTTATTATTATTCCACCGTCATCGCAATTTTTTTCGTTCTTAAAGAGCATTAATGCAACAGCCAGTAATTATTTTCAATTGCAAAATGTATATCGACATTGGATTGTGTTCATTCAACGCTATAATTCTGCTGAATTAGCATGTGATGCCAGATATGAAAATACGAATTCTGACCATCGGTCAAAAAATGCCAGCATGGGTTCTGACGGGTTTTGAAGATTATTTCAAACGAATTCAACCCTTTGTACAGACTCAAATTATTGAGCTACCAATGGCAAAGCGTGGAAAAAATGATTCTGAAGCCGACATTTTAAAATATCGACAAATTGAAGGTGATAGCATTTTAAATGCGCTCAAACAGAATGAAACGCTCATTGCGCTTGAAGTGGGTGGTCGTGAATTCAGCACTGAAAAACTGGCAGACACCATGAAATCTTGGATGTTGGAAGGCAATGATGTTGCCTTAGCAATTGGTGGACCAGATGGTCATTCAGAAGCGGTCCGTAAAGCAGCAGCGTGGCATTGGTCGTTATCTAAACTGACCTTGCCACACCCTTTGGTGCGTGTCATGCTGATTGAACAGTTATATCGAGCCATGAGTATTAACCACAATCATCCCTATCATCGGGCGGGTTAAAGCTGTTCTCCATCATTCTATAATTGCAACAATACGTTGAATAGAAACTATTTATTCAATTATTCGTATTTGGCATGATGAACATATTCTTTTATTCAAATTAGGCGCAAGACAATGAATCTACAAACTTTACCAGGTTTATTTATTTCACATGGATCTCCCATGCTTGCGCTTAACCCTGAACAAGTTGGCCCAGCTTTACACCGTTTAAGCTTAAATCTCCCGACACCCAAAGCCATTGTTGTGATGTCAGCACACTGGGAAAGTCAGGCACTGGAAGTCAATACGGGCATCCGCCCAGAAACTTGGCATGATTTTCGTGGTTTTCCCCCTGCGCTGTATGAAATTCGCTATCCTGCCCCAGGTGAACCTCAACTTGCCGAAGACATTTTAAAGCGTCTGTCCGATGCAGGATTTGATGCGCATGCTAACAATAGCCGCCCGCGTGATCATGGTGTGTGGATGCCATTACTCCACATGTTCCCGAATGCAGATATCCCCGTGGTTGAAATTTCACTCCCCATGCACATGTCCGCAGAACAGATTTATCAAATTGGGCAAGCTCTTTCAGTTTTACGTGCACAACAAGTTTTACTGATTGGTTCAGGCAGTATTACCCATAATTTGTCTGAATTGTCATGGCATGGGGAATCTCAGGATGTGCCTGTATGGGCATCCACCTTCCGTAATTACGTGGTTCAAAAACTAACGCATCAAGACTATGAAGCGGTATTGGACTGGAACAGCATTCCCTATGTACAGCGCAACCATCCAACCCTAGAACATTTTGCGCCTCTATTTTTTGCAATGGGTACTGGAACGCGATTCAACATTGTACATAGCAGTTTCACAATGGGTTCATTGGGAATGGACATTTATCGTTTTGACTAATCCTTTATAAACATTAAAGAAATGAATACAAATGTTGTACACGTATTCATTTCTTTTTTTTATTAATCATTTAACCTTTAGTTTTGTAGCTATTCACTAAAGTGTTAATTTAAAAATGAAATTGAAATACCTTTTACTTGCTTTGTTGCCTTTTTCTCTTGCTGCTTGCCAATCAACTCAAACACCATCAAATTTGGATCAAGCCGTGAATGTACAATCAATTCCTGATCAAAACAAAACACTTGCTGCCTATGAATGGATCAGCACTACATCGACCACGCCAAAACCTTTAACACTGTCGTTTAATACACAAGGACAATTGTCCGTAAAAACGAGCTGTAACGGTTTAGGTACGAGCTGGAAAATTGAAGGTGACAAAATTGTCACAGGTGCAATGATGGGCACACAAATGGCTTGTGCTGAACCCGCGATGCAACAAGAACGCTTAGCAGCAGATTTACTCGGTCAACGTTCAATTCAATTTACGTTGAATAGCCAAAATATTGAAGCACCGACATTAACACTGGTTTCTGCGAAAGGCGAAAAACATGTCTTTGTTGGGAAAATGACACCTGAAACGAAATATCAATCTCAAGGTGAAACCCTCTTTTTAGAAATTTCACCAGAAACAAAAACCTGTTCCGCTGGCGTCGCTCGCATTGAGTGCTTACAAGTTCGTGAAATCAAATATGATGACAAAGGTATAAAAACAACTGTCGATAAAGATTGGACTTTATTCTACGACCATATCGAAGGCTATACTCACGATTCTAAAACCCGCCAAATTGTTCGCGTAAAACGTTTTGAACGTCAAAACCCTGCTGCGGATCAATCAAAATATGCTTATGTGAAAGATATGGTCATTGAAACCGAAACTGTAAAATAAGCACATATAAAAAAAGCCGATGCAATTACATCGGCTTTTTTATGCTGTGTTATTTATTCAGCTTTAGAACACACCCTGTGACAGCATGGCATCTGCAACTTTTACAAAGCCTGCAATGTTCGCACCATCCACATAATTAATGCTACCGTCTGCTTTGGTGCCATATTTAACACAATTGCGGTGAATGTCTTTCATAATCGCATGTAAGCGCTCATCGACTTCTTCGAAACCCCACCCTAAACGCAAAGCATTTTGTGACATTTCTAGACCTGAGGTTGCAACGCCCCCTGCATTGGATGCCTTACCTGGTGCATACAAAATTTTCGCTGCAACAAATTTTTCAACAGCATCGAGGGTTGAAGGCATATTGGCACCTTCTGCAACACAGAAAACACCATTAGCTAATAATACCTCTGCATCTTCACCCGTCAATTCATTCTGAGTTGCACATGGTAAAGCAATATCACAAGGAATCCCCCAAGGGCGTTTGCCTTCTAAATATTCAAATCCATGCTTAGATGCAAATTCAGAAATACGTCCACGCGCTTCATTTTTCAAATGCATCACTTCTGCTAGAAGTTCGTCGGTGAAACCATCTTTGACATAAACCGTACCATTCGAGTCTGAAAGTGATACGACTTTTGCACCTAGGAACATGGCTTTTTCCGCAGCAAATTGTGCAACATTACCTGAACCTGAAATGGTCACAGTTTTTCCTTGGAAACTGTCACCACGCGTTTTTAGCATTTCTTCAGCAAAGTATACTGTGCCATAACCCGTTGCTTCTGGGCGTGCCAAAGAGCCGCCAAATGCCAAGCCTTTACCAGTAAATACACAAGAAGTGTCATTACTGAGCTTTTTCATCATGCCTGCCATATAACCGACTTCACGACCACCAACACCAATATCTCCAGCAGGAATATCTGTGTTAGAACCTAAGTGACGGTATAGCTCAATCATTAATGCTTGGCAGAAACGCATGATTTCGCCTTCTGACTTCCCTTTAGGGTCAAAGTCAGAACCCCCTTTTCCGCCACCCATAGGCAACGTTGTTAAGGCATTTTTAAAAGTCTGTTCAAAACCCAAGAATTTTAAAATGGATAAATTGACAGAGGGATGGAAACGCATTCCCCCCTTAAATGGGCCAATTGCTGAGTTGTATTGAACACGAAATGCTCGATTTACATGGGTATTGCCTTGATCATCTACCCATGACACGCGGAATTGGATGGCACGTTCTGGTTCAACTAAACGCTCAAGTAATCCATGTGCTGCATACTTTGGGTTCTTTTCAATGAATGGCCACAGACTGGTCATCACCTCTTCTACCGCTTGTAGAAACTCGGGTTGGTGTGCATCACGTGTTTTTACGTAATCCAAAAAGTCGTTTAGGCTACTGTATTTCAACACTTCATCCTCAGCAATTTATGAATCAAAATAGGTCAAAATTAAATTAAGTGATAAATTTTGGCGCAAAACATTAAATACTTTTTATCTACCTTCCACAATATTTATTTAAAATAACATCATATTTTCAATATATAACAAACAATTATTTAACTATTACTCAAAGTTTGTCTTTTCTATTTTTTAAACCCTAGCTTAACAATTCACCCAAGCCTTGCACTATATAAATACACTAAATGCATTAATTTGGAACACAAGATTAATCCATTGAATCATGCTAAAATTCGGGAAAATTTGACTCTATCTCTCTAATCCTGTTTTAAAGACAGGTGTGGTTTTCGCATGATTTCGCAAATTGCTCTCATTCAACACATCGACTCTCTACTCCCCCAAACTCAATGTGGTTTATGTGGTCATCGAGATGGTTGCCTTCCCTACGCCAAAGCGATTGCAGAAGGAGAAGCAGCCAATAAATGCGTACCAGGTGGGCAACCTGTTGCAGATGCTCTAGCCCTTTTGCTACAGCGCCAACATTTACAGGTTGAAGAAAGTGTATGGCCACTTCAGGCGGATGGACGTCCGCAACGGATGAAAGCCATTATTCGAGAAGATGAATGTATTGGTTGTACCAAATGTATTAGTGCATGCCCTGTCGATGCGATTATTGGATCAGGTAAACTCATGCACAGTGTCTTAACTGATTTGTGTACGGGCTGTGAACTTTGTATTCCACCCTGTCCAGTCGACTGCATTGATTTAGTCGAAGACTTGAATAGCTTACCGAATGAAATTGAGCGTACTAAGGAACAAAACAATTTACGCCAGCGCTACTATGCTCACATTCAGCGAGAAGAAACTCGGCGCTTGCACCGCAAAGGGCCTGTGGTACGTGCCGAGATTGATACCACATTATTTGCTCAATTTTCGGCTCAACTTGACTCTGTACCTGTGATTGAAGTTGCAGATAAAACACCTGCTGTAGCCAATCAAAATGCCCAATCAACCATTGAATTGGCAAAGTTACGGACACAAATTAAAAAATTAGAAAAACAACTTAGTGTTCGTGAAGATGTCGCCAAACGTGCTCAATTGCTAACATTGACCGAACAACTCAATGCATTGCAGGGGGTTTAAACATGACAACCAAAACCTCTACCGCTAAAAACATGACCAAGAAGCAAATTCAAACCTTCTTTGAACGTTTACGCGATCAACGTCCGAATCCAACCACTGAATTAAACTTTTCAACACCATTTGAGCTGTTAATTGCTGTGACTTTATCGGCTCAAGCCACTGACGTGAGTGTCAATAAAGCCACGGACAAATTATTCCCCATTGCCAATACGCCTGAAGCCATTTTTGGACTGGGTGTCGAAGGACTCAAGCAATACATCAAAACCATTGGTTTATATAATTCCAAAGCTGAAAATGTCATTAAAACCTGCCAAATTTTAATAGAGCGACATAACAGTCAAGTGCCCAATAATCGTGCTGACTTGGAAGCTTTACCTGGCGTTGGACGTAAAACTGCAAATGTGGTACTGAATACAGCATTTGGACATCCAACCATGGCGGTGGATACGCATATTTTTCGTTTAGGTAATCGGACTGGGTTGGCGGTAGGGAAAAATGTACTCGAAGTTGAGCACCGACTGGTCAAAGTCATTCCTAAAGAATTTATGGTGGATGCACACCATTGGCTGATTCTTCATGGTCGTTACTGCTGTATCGCACGTAAACCCAAGTGTGCCGAATGTGTGGTTTCAGATGTGTGTAATTGGCCAGAGCGCTTTGAATTTGGGGCTGCACGGGCAATCCCCGTAAGCAATATCTAAATCACACAGCGCATAGAACTGACATGCGCTGTGATCAGACGACAGACAGGCTTATTGCTTAGGTGGCTTTTGTTTTAATTTCGGGTGCAACGTGTACTCAGGTTTTGGCGCAGTTTTATTTTCTTCTTTTTGCTTTTGTTGGGTTTCTCTTAACATTTTAAAGCTGATATACAACAAACCTAACAACAGCGCTAAGCAAGCCACCACTAAAATGAATAAACCAATTTTTAACAAAATCGTATCCTCAAAAAGTTCGGACAAATAAAAAGAGCCCTAATATGACTTAGGACTCTTTTAAAGTCAAAAATTCAGTTTTGAATTATTTTGACTGATCTAAAATCGCGAACAAATCTTTTTGTACGTCTTCAATTGCACGTAAACCATTTAACTTGTCATAAGTCGGGGCATTTTCACCAGAAGCAGCACGACCTTGGTAGAATCCAACCAACTGTTCAGTTTCTGTATGATATGAACCTAGACGCTTACGAATAGTTTCTTCTTGGTCATCTGGACGTTGAACCAAATCTTCACCAGTTTCGTCATCTTTGCCTTCAACTTTTGGTGGGTTGTAAACAACATGATAAACGCGACCAGATGCAGGGTGCTGACGACGACCAGACAAACGCTGAACGATTTCTTCGTCAGGAACTTCAATCTCGATCACATGATCGATATTAATGCCTTCTTTTTCCAAAGCTTCAGCCTGCGGAATCGTACGCGGGAAACCATCAAAAATGCAGCCGTTCACACAGTCAGGTTGAGCAATACGTTCTTTTACCAGACCAATGATCAGTTCATCAGAAACCAGACCACCGCTTTCCATTACGCTTTTAGCTTTAAGACCTAATTCAGTACCTTCACGAATTGCA
It encodes:
- the rlmH gene encoding 23S rRNA (pseudouridine(1915)-N(3))-methyltransferase RlmH; amino-acid sequence: MKIRILTIGQKMPAWVLTGFEDYFKRIQPFVQTQIIELPMAKRGKNDSEADILKYRQIEGDSILNALKQNETLIALEVGGREFSTEKLADTMKSWMLEGNDVALAIGGPDGHSEAVRKAAAWHWSLSKLTLPHPLVRVMLIEQLYRAMSINHNHPYHRAG
- a CDS encoding RnfABCDGE type electron transport complex subunit B; the protein is MISQIALIQHIDSLLPQTQCGLCGHRDGCLPYAKAIAEGEAANKCVPGGQPVADALALLLQRQHLQVEESVWPLQADGRPQRMKAIIREDECIGCTKCISACPVDAIIGSGKLMHSVLTDLCTGCELCIPPCPVDCIDLVEDLNSLPNEIERTKEQNNLRQRYYAHIQREETRRLHRKGPVVRAEIDTTLFAQFSAQLDSVPVIEVADKTPAVANQNAQSTIELAKLRTQIKKLEKQLSVREDVAKRAQLLTLTEQLNALQGV
- a CDS encoding VOC family protein, giving the protein MKNPVGWFEIYVNDITRAKQFYEAVFKIQLSELTPPSEGNSLQMWAFPSDMQAYGASGALVKMSGIAAGGNSTLIYFSCEDCADEAARIGHAGGKIHETKTSIGEYGFIVLAFDTEGNMIGLHSMK
- a CDS encoding M28 family peptidase codes for the protein MKRKKFFKIGWVGLLMVAISVATQSQANSAISQQADVQNVQLYLQQIIGTGSFRNHQNTAELNRVSAWIKEQMRLFGIPCQFQNYIVNRQNYRNVVCSLNVGGAEKVIVGAHYDVFGEVQGADDNASGVAGVIETARILSQEKSHLSHNVEFTFYTLEEPPYTNTEYMGSYVHAKSVQAQRDKIRGVYMLEMIGYYDAALVQEYPVGLKWIYPSHGNFIAAVSDIDSRGLGERFCAAMQQLECQRLVAPSFTPGLNFSSHSNYWNYDIPAIMLTDTAFYRNKNYHTTADRLKTLNLEKMTQVIDGLVQTILK
- a CDS encoding DODA-type extradiol aromatic ring-opening family dioxygenase, with the protein product MNLQTLPGLFISHGSPMLALNPEQVGPALHRLSLNLPTPKAIVVMSAHWESQALEVNTGIRPETWHDFRGFPPALYEIRYPAPGEPQLAEDILKRLSDAGFDAHANNSRPRDHGVWMPLLHMFPNADIPVVEISLPMHMSAEQIYQIGQALSVLRAQQVLLIGSGSITHNLSELSWHGESQDVPVWASTFRNYVVQKLTHQDYEAVLDWNSIPYVQRNHPTLEHFAPLFFAMGTGTRFNIVHSSFTMGSLGMDIYRFD
- the gdhA gene encoding NADP-specific glutamate dehydrogenase — encoded protein: MKYSSLNDFLDYVKTRDAHQPEFLQAVEEVMTSLWPFIEKNPKYAAHGLLERLVEPERAIQFRVSWVDDQGNTHVNRAFRVQYNSAIGPFKGGMRFHPSVNLSILKFLGFEQTFKNALTTLPMGGGKGGSDFDPKGKSEGEIMRFCQALMIELYRHLGSNTDIPAGDIGVGGREVGYMAGMMKKLSNDTSCVFTGKGLAFGGSLARPEATGYGTVYFAEEMLKTRGDSFQGKTVTISGSGNVAQFAAEKAMFLGAKVVSLSDSNGTVYVKDGFTDELLAEVMHLKNEARGRISEFASKHGFEYLEGKRPWGIPCDIALPCATQNELTGEDAEVLLANGVFCVAEGANMPSTLDAVEKFVAAKILYAPGKASNAGGVATSGLEMSQNALRLGWGFEEVDERLHAIMKDIHRNCVKYGTKADGSINYVDGANIAGFVKVADAMLSQGVF
- a CDS encoding META and DUF4377 domain-containing protein, with amino-acid sequence MKLKYLLLALLPFSLAACQSTQTPSNLDQAVNVQSIPDQNKTLAAYEWISTTSTTPKPLTLSFNTQGQLSVKTSCNGLGTSWKIEGDKIVTGAMMGTQMACAEPAMQQERLAADLLGQRSIQFTLNSQNIEAPTLTLVSAKGEKHVFVGKMTPETKYQSQGETLFLEISPETKTCSAGVARIECLQVREIKYDDKGIKTTVDKDWTLFYDHIEGYTHDSKTRQIVRVKRFERQNPAADQSKYAYVKDMVIETETVK